A window of the Hordeum vulgare subsp. vulgare chromosome 5H, MorexV3_pseudomolecules_assembly, whole genome shotgun sequence genome harbors these coding sequences:
- the LOC123395869 gene encoding cyclin-dependent kinase inhibitor 6-like, producing MAATAAATVTAAASSCGKRESAGVAVPADLAKKAKKGRSPPAEEMEAFFAAAEGDVARRFAAKYNYDVVKDAPIDGRYEWVRVRP from the exons ATGGCCGCCACCGCCGCGGCCACCGTGACGGCGGCGGCGTCGAGCTGCGGCAAGCGCGAGAGCGCCGGCGTTGCGGTGCCCGCCGACTT GGCGAAGAAGGCGAAGAAGGGGAGGTCACCGCCGGCGGAGGAGATGGAGGCCTTCTTCGCCGCGGCGGAGGGCGACGTCGCGCGGCGCTTCGCTGCCAA GTACAACTATGACGTCGTGAAGGACGCTCCCATTGATGGGCGGTACGAGTGGGTCCGAGTGAGGCCGTAG